In Candidatus Contubernalis alkalaceticus, the following proteins share a genomic window:
- the cas3 gene encoding CRISPR-associated helicase Cas3' — protein sequence MSVVKLEKCLARPAFEGNYLLTEHLEETAKKMGNREGSWQEKLKYLAGLVHDAGKARSTWQKYITKGGTRGEIVHSPLGSALFLFLAGRIVDQADLKGESRYKAYLMTVRLALDIANHHGRLADLEADYPPWSSHPVDKHIQECDFLGLLSFVEKKLNLVVDEEDFYVWLKKSRNHWQNQVNRAVSYVNGRMNRSINKSEEAAFFCLRDVTAGLIAADRYHAANLKEKRLQHDEADKALAELLRGCQDKAREAQDKKLVSKQMLKMRQEAQEEVTIEFKSKIDRRFFGLALPTGLGKTITALRLALEAAKNQGVSRIIYVAPYLSILSQAADEIAKITGLEVLQHHHLSLLEHEELDDAGFLALESWQSPVVAATFNQLFLALFPATAQQAMRIKGLEKSFVIIDEPQIINSDIWNMFLKQLKVSAERYDFKILFTSATIPPVIEGLGEDLVRFSPELELPDRYRCVFVEEKLDQELLAERIIKTSEQLSSTAAILNTVKDAYLVFREISKRIENNFPVKSNLNLFFLSGQMTPLHKARRIEEIRLSLKEGKPTIVVCTQILEAGVDLSFRKIFRAVPIIPSVAQTAGRANRHGEGPLSEVEVFIFLRDGEHDSSPYIYKCTYSREETLSILKETGSFSEVRTSPLVEDYYKRVFSRNPYTSSYIKLEQAALGNWSHIARTPPFEEQNNNIEVFVPWGEEYLTGTKEQLLQKFAPNGAEELYDKYLDKGFIHTLDFLERKKFMSLLNAFTLSLYKEDAYIIVDVTAGKQITKLKDISLYHEDSGLSYLRGGRDISARMH from the coding sequence ATGTCTGTGGTAAAACTGGAAAAATGCCTGGCAAGGCCGGCTTTTGAAGGAAATTATCTATTGACCGAACACCTGGAAGAAACCGCTAAAAAAATGGGTAACAGGGAAGGCAGCTGGCAGGAAAAACTGAAGTACCTGGCGGGGCTGGTTCACGATGCCGGAAAAGCTCGATCCACCTGGCAAAAGTATATCACCAAGGGAGGGACCAGGGGAGAAATAGTTCATTCTCCCCTGGGTTCTGCCCTGTTTCTTTTTCTTGCAGGAAGAATTGTTGACCAGGCTGATCTAAAAGGGGAGAGCCGGTATAAAGCCTATTTAATGACTGTTAGATTAGCGTTAGATATAGCAAATCACCATGGTCGTTTGGCAGATCTGGAAGCCGATTATCCCCCCTGGAGCAGCCATCCTGTGGATAAACATATTCAAGAGTGTGATTTTTTAGGGTTACTATCTTTTGTAGAAAAAAAACTAAACCTGGTGGTTGATGAAGAAGACTTTTATGTCTGGTTAAAAAAAAGTCGGAATCATTGGCAGAATCAGGTGAACCGGGCAGTATCTTATGTTAACGGCAGGATGAATCGCAGTATTAATAAAAGCGAGGAAGCAGCTTTTTTTTGTTTGAGAGATGTTACGGCAGGATTAATTGCCGCGGATCGTTATCATGCTGCAAATTTAAAAGAAAAACGGCTTCAACATGATGAGGCAGATAAAGCTTTGGCAGAACTATTAAGGGGCTGCCAGGATAAAGCCCGGGAAGCACAGGACAAAAAATTAGTTTCAAAACAGATGCTGAAAATGCGCCAGGAAGCCCAGGAAGAAGTAACAATAGAATTTAAGAGTAAAATTGACAGAAGATTTTTTGGACTGGCTTTACCTACAGGCCTGGGTAAAACTATAACAGCCCTTCGCTTAGCCCTGGAAGCTGCAAAAAATCAAGGGGTTTCTCGTATCATTTATGTTGCTCCTTATCTGTCAATTTTATCTCAGGCTGCCGATGAAATAGCAAAAATTACCGGTTTAGAGGTTCTTCAGCATCACCATCTTTCTCTTTTAGAACACGAAGAACTTGATGATGCCGGTTTTTTAGCCCTGGAATCCTGGCAGTCGCCGGTGGTGGCCGCTACTTTTAACCAGCTATTTCTGGCACTTTTTCCGGCAACCGCCCAGCAGGCCATGAGAATAAAGGGTTTGGAAAAGTCTTTTGTAATAATTGACGAACCTCAGATAATAAACAGCGATATATGGAACATGTTTTTAAAACAGTTAAAAGTTTCAGCTGAGCGATATGATTTCAAGATACTGTTTACTTCGGCAACTATACCTCCAGTGATAGAGGGGTTGGGAGAGGACCTGGTAAGGTTTTCACCGGAATTAGAACTTCCCGACAGATACCGGTGTGTATTTGTTGAGGAAAAGCTAGACCAGGAATTATTAGCGGAAAGAATTATAAAAACTTCAGAACAGTTATCCAGCACGGCTGCTATTTTAAATACCGTAAAAGATGCGTATCTGGTTTTTAGGGAAATTAGTAAACGAATAGAAAATAATTTTCCAGTTAAAAGCAATTTAAACTTGTTTTTTCTTTCCGGACAGATGACTCCTCTCCATAAAGCCAGGCGCATAGAAGAAATAAGATTATCCCTGAAAGAGGGTAAGCCTACTATTGTAGTATGCACTCAAATCCTTGAGGCAGGGGTAGATTTAAGTTTTAGGAAAATCTTTAGGGCTGTGCCAATAATACCATCTGTCGCTCAGACGGCGGGGAGAGCTAACCGGCATGGGGAAGGCCCCCTTTCTGAAGTAGAAGTTTTTATTTTTCTAAGAGATGGGGAGCATGACAGCAGTCCTTATATTTACAAATGCACTTATTCCAGAGAGGAAACATTATCAATATTAAAAGAAACTGGAAGCTTTAGTGAAGTCAGAACGTCTCCTTTGGTAGAAGATTATTACAAACGGGTTTTTAGCCGCAATCCTTATACCTCATCGTATATTAAATTAGAGCAGGCGGCTTTAGGAAACTGGTCCCATATAGCCAGAACACCTCCCTTTGAAGAGCAAAACAATAATATAGAAGTGTTTGTTCCTTGGGGAGAGGAATACCTGACCGGTACCAAGGAACAATTACTGCAAAAGTTTGCTCCAAATGGAGCAGAGGAACTTTATGATAAATACCTGGACAAGGGGTTTATACATACCCTGGATTTCTTGGAACGGAAAAAATTTATGTCTCTGCTCAATGCATTTACTCTTTCTTTATACAAAGAAGATGCTTACATAATTGTAGATGTTACTGCGGGCAAGCAGATTACCAAGTTGAAAGATATCTCACTTTATCATGAGGATAGCGGCCTGTCATATTTACGGGGTGGCAGAGATATATCTGCCAGAATGCATTAA
- the cas5 gene encoding CRISPR-associated protein Cas5 codes for MKIIAFDIRGKTGHFRRPDTTGAHLTYPFITRTVTHGLIASVLGMEKLEGEAWIGIQLCSPVKSRSQELSMLGKGWLGGGDTFNRPTSVELVVKPHYRIYYAGDFGEKLEEMLKEKKSHYHTYLGSAYCLTFPEYIDSFYLEELYPPFPEKLSSYTVVPVHAIETLSILEGAKYGRVGGMHYDYLGDRKFNGTINIVYDYEGKIIVFEPKPIREGESNLNPFRFFKTAEGEVICLW; via the coding sequence ATGAAAATTATTGCTTTTGATATCAGAGGGAAAACAGGTCATTTTCGACGTCCCGATACTACCGGAGCCCATTTGACTTACCCTTTTATAACCCGAACAGTAACCCACGGCCTTATTGCTTCTGTATTGGGAATGGAAAAGCTGGAAGGGGAAGCCTGGATTGGCATACAATTATGCTCCCCTGTAAAATCCAGGTCCCAGGAGCTGTCCATGCTGGGGAAAGGCTGGTTAGGTGGAGGAGACACTTTTAACCGTCCTACGTCAGTAGAACTGGTAGTGAAGCCCCATTACCGTATATATTATGCTGGGGACTTCGGAGAAAAGCTGGAGGAAATGTTAAAGGAAAAAAAGAGCCATTATCACACTTACCTGGGCTCTGCTTACTGCTTAACATTTCCTGAATACATTGATTCCTTTTATCTGGAGGAGCTGTATCCTCCCTTTCCCGAAAAACTTTCTTCTTATACCGTAGTGCCGGTTCATGCCATCGAAACTCTTTCCATATTAGAAGGAGCGAAATATGGTAGAGTTGGAGGCATGCATTATGACTATCTGGGGGACAGAAAGTTTAATGGGACAATTAATATCGTTTACGACTATGAAGGCAAAATAATAGTATTTGAACCTAAACCTATCAGAGAAGGGGAATCAAATCTTAATCCCTTTAGGTTTTTTAAAACGGCGGAGGGAGAAGTTATATGTCTGTGGTAA
- a CDS encoding CRISPR-associated protein has translation MSSINTSEIIFVKSVKDGIPNRDPLAESDARRLFGEEDGRISLSDVSIKRDVRDYVLAKYPDGGKENRFHVFVRQERTQEGKLLGRKSLAEKILEKVASKDAKNKQEELLKASFDMRIFGAVYSVEKENFSQTGPVQFGWAHSMHPVETKYVQGTVVMPSRDVKITSEGKEEGAGQGTIWTIFTLPFAVFSMPAVINGNIAKDTGMNQEDVNMLLEGLWFGTLNRQARGRGMQKPLYLLQVEYNDPFFRIGYLEEYISLLPEREQWQSGRIPTSVEGITLDVTKLAEILSKYSDKIASLKLKVQDGLQVKGVLPVEADEPF, from the coding sequence ATGAGTTCAATTAATACCAGCGAAATCATTTTTGTGAAGAGTGTTAAAGATGGAATACCCAACAGGGATCCTTTGGCGGAGAGCGATGCCCGGAGGCTTTTTGGTGAGGAAGATGGCAGGATATCCCTTTCTGATGTCAGTATTAAAAGAGACGTAAGGGACTATGTCCTGGCCAAATATCCCGACGGTGGGAAAGAAAACCGCTTCCATGTTTTTGTGCGCCAGGAAAGAACGCAGGAAGGCAAGCTGCTGGGGAGGAAGAGTCTCGCAGAAAAAATTTTAGAAAAAGTTGCATCAAAGGATGCTAAGAATAAACAGGAGGAATTACTCAAAGCCTCTTTTGATATGAGAATTTTTGGTGCTGTTTACAGTGTGGAAAAAGAAAATTTTAGCCAAACTGGACCGGTGCAGTTCGGCTGGGCCCATTCTATGCATCCGGTAGAAACAAAATATGTACAGGGGACGGTAGTTATGCCCAGCAGGGATGTAAAAATAACTTCGGAAGGTAAAGAAGAAGGAGCAGGACAGGGGACCATCTGGACAATCTTTACACTGCCTTTTGCAGTTTTTTCTATGCCGGCGGTCATAAATGGGAATATTGCCAAAGACACGGGTATGAACCAGGAGGATGTTAATATGCTGTTGGAGGGTTTATGGTTTGGCACTTTAAACCGGCAGGCCAGGGGCCGGGGTATGCAGAAGCCTCTTTATCTCCTGCAGGTTGAATATAATGACCCGTTTTTCAGAATTGGATACCTGGAGGAATATATCTCCCTGCTGCCGGAAAGGGAACAGTGGCAGTCAGGCAGGATACCTACCTCGGTGGAAGGCATCACTCTTGACGTAACCAAACTGGCAGAAATTTTATCAAAATACTCGGACAAGATTGCAAGCCTTAAGTTGAAAGTGCAGGATGGCCTGCAGGTTAAAGGGGTATTACCGGTTGAAGCGGACGAACCCTTTTAA
- the cas1b gene encoding type I-B CRISPR-associated endonuclease Cas1b, with the protein MKKSLYIFSQGKLARKDNTLCFETEQGKKHIPVEDTSDIFVFGEADINKKLLEFLSQKEILMHYFNYHGYYMGTFYPREHLNSGHIILQQASNYIDHDKRIVIARKFVQGALQNILQVLNYYNNRGKDVKEKQEKVRKLLENTDSYQEISQLMALEGNAREQYYGCFDSILENSSFTFGARSKRPPHNELNSLISFGNTMLYTVVLSEIYKTHLDPRIGFLHATNFRRFSLNLDIAEIFKPIIIDRIIFKLLAKKMITKKDFDKKLEAIVIKDKGKKIFVEEFDQRLETTIKVRELNKKVSYRYLIRLELYKLEKHLMGEKEYQPYVSRW; encoded by the coding sequence ATGAAAAAAAGTTTATATATTTTTTCCCAGGGAAAGTTGGCCAGAAAGGATAATACCCTGTGTTTTGAAACAGAACAGGGCAAAAAACATATACCGGTGGAAGATACCAGTGACATATTCGTTTTTGGAGAAGCTGATATCAATAAAAAACTATTGGAGTTTTTATCCCAGAAGGAAATACTCATGCATTATTTTAATTATCATGGCTATTATATGGGCACTTTTTATCCGAGAGAGCATTTAAATTCAGGTCATATTATTTTACAACAGGCCAGTAATTATATTGACCATGATAAAAGAATTGTAATTGCCCGAAAGTTTGTACAGGGTGCACTACAAAATATACTTCAGGTTCTAAACTATTATAACAATAGAGGCAAAGATGTAAAAGAAAAACAGGAAAAAGTGAGGAAACTGCTTGAAAATACCGATAGTTACCAGGAAATATCACAGCTAATGGCATTGGAGGGCAATGCCCGGGAGCAGTATTATGGCTGTTTTGATTCTATACTAGAGAATTCTAGTTTTACTTTTGGAGCACGATCAAAAAGACCTCCCCATAATGAATTAAATAGCCTTATTAGTTTTGGAAATACCATGCTTTATACTGTCGTTCTTTCTGAAATATATAAGACCCACCTGGATCCCCGAATTGGTTTTTTGCATGCTACAAACTTTAGAAGGTTTTCTTTAAACCTTGATATTGCAGAAATATTTAAGCCTATTATAATTGACCGTATAATATTTAAGCTGCTGGCAAAAAAGATGATAACTAAAAAAGACTTTGACAAAAAATTAGAAGCCATTGTAATAAAGGATAAAGGTAAAAAAATCTTTGTTGAGGAATTTGATCAGAGACTGGAAACTACTATTAAGGTTAGGGAACTAAATAAAAAGGTTTCCTACCGTTACCTTATTCGGCTGGAGTTATATAAGTTAGAAAAACACTTAATGGGGGAAAAAGAATATCAGCCGTATGTAAGCAGGTGGTAA
- the cas6 gene encoding CRISPR-associated endoribonuclease Cas6, whose protein sequence is MHLKIFFKSNTEVRMPVHYNRIVQGMIYNNISKELADFLHDKGFPYEKRSFKMFTFSRIMGRSYLDRKNNQFVFPEGFNLTIASPLEPFCVEIGNILMFSDKVDFSHNSMQVEKVEVLKPEVTEGSVEFKVMSPVVTYSTFIKPEGGKYTCYYQPGEKEFEQQIGANLRKKYVSLYQKEPPAGEVKVLKHGKPRQNIVKYKDFTVKGYTCYLSMSGPRELLQMALDTGLGSKNCQGFGCVSLRS, encoded by the coding sequence ATGCACTTAAAAATTTTTTTCAAAAGTAACACCGAAGTAAGAATGCCCGTTCACTACAACAGAATAGTACAGGGGATGATATACAATAACATTTCTAAAGAACTGGCAGATTTTCTACATGATAAAGGGTTTCCCTATGAAAAAAGGTCTTTCAAAATGTTTACTTTTTCAAGGATTATGGGCAGGTCCTATTTGGACAGGAAAAATAATCAATTCGTCTTCCCGGAAGGGTTTAATCTAACTATAGCTTCGCCGCTGGAACCTTTCTGTGTGGAGATAGGAAATATACTTATGTTTTCCGACAAAGTAGATTTTAGCCATAATTCCATGCAGGTTGAAAAGGTAGAAGTGTTAAAGCCGGAAGTAACAGAGGGTAGCGTAGAGTTTAAAGTCATGTCCCCTGTAGTAACCTATAGCACATTTATAAAACCGGAAGGGGGGAAGTATACCTGTTATTACCAACCCGGGGAAAAGGAATTTGAGCAGCAAATTGGAGCAAATCTTCGGAAAAAATATGTTTCGCTGTATCAAAAAGAACCGCCGGCCGGTGAAGTTAAAGTTTTAAAACATGGGAAACCCCGGCAAAATATTGTTAAATACAAGGATTTTACGGTAAAAGGATATACCTGCTACCTCAGCATGTCGGGCCCAAGAGAGCTGCTGCAGATGGCTCTGGATACAGGGCTGGGTTCAAAAAACTGCCAGGGTTTTGGATGTGTAAGTTTAAGAAGTTAA
- the cas2 gene encoding CRISPR-associated endonuclease Cas2, which produces MYIIIVYDVNQKRVNKVLKKCREYLYWVQNSVLEGEISAANLKKMKLELSTIINNKEDSVIIYNLRTKKYYSREIMGVEKGGMEKII; this is translated from the coding sequence ATGTATATTATTATTGTGTATGATGTTAACCAGAAAAGGGTAAATAAAGTATTAAAAAAATGTAGGGAATACCTTTACTGGGTACAGAATTCTGTGTTGGAAGGAGAAATTTCAGCTGCAAATCTTAAAAAAATGAAACTTGAATTGTCAACAATTATAAATAATAAGGAAGATTCAGTGATTATTTATAATTTAAGAACTAAAAAATATTACAGCAGGGAAATCATGGGTGTGGAAAAAGGAGGAATGGAGAAAATAATATAA
- a CDS encoding helix-turn-helix transcriptional regulator — MIDVSNYKASAVDRARFARIYYIHQQLITKCYPNVPKLASKLEVTQRTVERDIEYMRDRLGAPIQYIRSRRGYHYKDNSFQLPPICLTEGELVAIFLGQKLLAQCAGTPLEGVIRSAVEKIALLMPDGISVDTNSLDHLISFDVKTLRGNEQRLAEIYNQIAGALENSKTVWMKYYGISRDEVNERNVDPYHLRYFQGAWYLIGYCHLRENIRIFALDRIQELQRTSLSFEMAPGFNVQEFLCSTLGIQFDSEPQEVVIKFDSHQARWIRERKWHSTQEINYEPDGSLILSLKVCGMGEVKRWVLGFGHHAEVIMPVDLRKEVQLEIEKMNLNYKK, encoded by the coding sequence ATGATAGATGTCTCAAATTACAAAGCTTCAGCGGTAGATCGGGCACGCTTTGCCCGAATCTATTATATTCATCAACAGCTTATTACAAAGTGTTATCCAAATGTACCAAAGTTAGCGAGCAAGCTTGAAGTTACCCAACGTACCGTAGAGCGGGACATTGAATACATGAGAGACCGGTTGGGAGCACCTATTCAATATATTCGCAGCAGAAGGGGTTATCACTATAAAGATAATAGCTTTCAATTACCACCCATTTGTTTAACAGAAGGGGAATTGGTCGCTATTTTTCTTGGACAAAAACTCCTAGCCCAATGTGCCGGCACTCCTCTGGAGGGAGTTATACGCAGTGCTGTTGAGAAAATTGCTTTGCTAATGCCCGATGGAATATCTGTTGATACAAACTCGCTGGATCATTTAATTTCATTTGATGTCAAAACCCTTCGGGGCAATGAACAAAGACTGGCAGAAATATATAATCAAATAGCCGGTGCACTGGAAAATAGTAAAACGGTATGGATGAAATATTATGGAATCAGCCGTGATGAAGTGAATGAGCGAAATGTGGATCCGTATCACCTGCGCTATTTTCAGGGGGCATGGTACTTAATAGGGTATTGTCACCTAAGGGAGAACATACGAATATTTGCATTAGACCGAATTCAGGAATTACAACGAACTTCGCTTTCCTTTGAAATGGCCCCCGGTTTTAATGTTCAAGAATTTCTCTGCAGTACATTAGGTATACAATTTGATTCTGAACCCCAGGAAGTTGTAATTAAATTTGACAGCCATCAAGCCCGCTGGATTCGGGAACGAAAATGGCACAGCACACAAGAAATCAATTACGAACCAGACGGTTCTCTTATTTTGTCTTTGAAAGTCTGCGGCATGGGAGAAGTCAAGCGGTGGGTGTTAGGTTTTGGCCATCACGCAGAGGTGATTATGCCGGTGGACCTGAGGAAAGAAGTACAGTTAGAGATAGAAAAGATGAATTTAAATTATAAAAAGTAA